Proteins encoded by one window of Cyclobacteriaceae bacterium:
- the rny gene encoding ribonuclease Y: MTDLIIIISASVLGAIVIGVVLGTFLYKRKYKRRQKEIEAKAGLVLKEAEIAAENLKKDKVLEAKEKILKMKSEFEEEANRKKNQIISNEQKIKQREQQVNRELEQLKRKESDLTETQQNLAHQLELVKKRKEELDRFNQQKVEILENISKLTADEAREQLVASLKDEAQTRASSFIKDIMEQAKLTATKEAKKIVLETIQRTATEHAIENCVSVFNIESDDIKGKIIGREGRNIRALEAATGVEIIVDDTPEAIIISGFDPVRREIARLSLHRLVQDGRIHPARIEEIVAKTSKNIEDEIVEIGERTVIDLGIHGLHPELVKMVGRMRFRSSYGQNLLQHSREVANLCAIMAAELGLNVKQAKRAGLLHDIGKVWPEELEKPHAIAGMELAQKYKEHPVVCNAIGAHHDEIEMTSPISPIVQACDALSGARPGARREVMEQYIKRLRELEELATSFEGVEKCYAIQAGRELRVILDAEKVTDDRASQLSFDISQKIERDMQYPGQIKVTVIREMRSVAYAK, encoded by the coding sequence ATGACAGACCTAATAATAATTATCTCAGCCAGTGTACTTGGTGCCATTGTGATCGGGGTAGTGCTCGGAACATTCTTGTATAAAAGAAAATACAAGCGTAGACAAAAAGAAATTGAGGCCAAGGCAGGGCTGGTGTTGAAAGAAGCAGAAATTGCTGCTGAAAACCTGAAGAAGGACAAAGTCCTTGAAGCCAAGGAGAAAATCCTCAAGATGAAATCTGAATTTGAGGAAGAGGCCAACCGCAAGAAAAATCAGATCATCTCCAACGAGCAAAAAATCAAACAACGCGAGCAACAGGTTAACCGTGAGTTGGAGCAACTTAAGCGCAAAGAATCAGACCTGACTGAAACCCAGCAAAACCTGGCGCATCAGTTGGAGTTGGTAAAAAAGCGTAAAGAAGAACTTGATCGGTTCAATCAGCAAAAAGTTGAAATACTGGAAAACATCTCCAAACTCACAGCAGATGAAGCCCGCGAGCAACTGGTAGCTTCTTTGAAAGATGAAGCACAAACCCGCGCCTCCTCCTTCATCAAGGATATTATGGAACAGGCCAAATTAACGGCCACCAAGGAAGCGAAAAAGATTGTACTCGAAACCATCCAGCGCACCGCCACCGAACATGCTATAGAAAATTGTGTGTCGGTTTTCAACATTGAAAGCGATGACATCAAAGGAAAAATCATCGGGCGTGAAGGAAGAAACATTCGCGCACTGGAAGCCGCAACCGGGGTTGAAATTATTGTGGATGATACGCCTGAAGCGATTATCATTTCTGGCTTTGATCCCGTGCGCAGGGAAATCGCTCGTTTATCGCTGCATCGCCTGGTGCAGGACGGACGCATTCACCCGGCACGCATTGAAGAAATTGTAGCGAAGACTTCCAAGAACATTGAAGATGAAATTGTAGAAATTGGTGAACGTACAGTAATCGATTTAGGCATTCACGGCCTGCATCCTGAACTGGTGAAGATGGTTGGCCGTATGCGCTTCCGTTCTTCTTACGGACAAAACCTTTTGCAGCACTCACGTGAAGTAGCAAACCTGTGCGCAATTATGGCTGCGGAACTGGGACTGAATGTGAAGCAAGCCAAACGCGCTGGCCTATTACACGACATTGGCAAAGTGTGGCCCGAAGAATTGGAGAAACCCCACGCCATTGCCGGTATGGAACTGGCGCAGAAGTATAAGGAACATCCGGTGGTGTGCAACGCCATTGGCGCTCACCACGATGAAATTGAAATGACCAGCCCAATCTCGCCCATTGTACAGGCTTGTGATGCGCTAAGCGGAGCGCGCCCAGGCGCCAGACGCGAGGTAATGGAACAATACATCAAGCGCCTACGCGAATTGGAAGAGCTGGCTACCAGCTTTGAAGGGGTTGAAAAATGTTATGCCATTCAGGCGGGTCGTGAACTGCGCGTGATTCTCGATGCTGAAAAAGTAACCGATGATCGTGCCAGTCAGTTGAGTTTTGATATCTCACAAAAAATTGAACGCGACATGCAGTACCCGGGCCAGATAAAGGTTACGGTAATCCGCGAAATGCGTTCAGTGGCTTACGCGAAGTAA
- a CDS encoding SRPBCC family protein: MVKKILLFVVGLIVLLLLIGFVLPRKFELTKSEVINAPADYVFEEINNLERWPDWSYWNTLDPDMKVVYGEQKSGAGASYEWTSEVLDEGKLVITESKPNESVACDLFFMQAEEASKASYHLEPAEGGTKLTMNFETDFGMNPIMRWMGVVMFPSEMNTAFDYNLSKLKEIAEAKPKFTVTISEETTNPISYIGISTTMSFEDGDAISAQMGKSYGELMGVLQKAKVEIAGAPFCLYPRWDEEKKEMDMVCALPVPADAKLPAKYPVMQTTGGHAVKAIHLGDYHKLEDTHNQINQYILYKKLEIVGAPWEVYITDPEMEKDTTKWVTEVFYPVKG; encoded by the coding sequence ATGGTTAAAAAAATATTGCTTTTCGTAGTAGGTCTGATCGTATTGTTATTACTGATCGGATTTGTATTGCCCCGCAAATTTGAACTCACCAAAAGTGAGGTGATTAACGCTCCTGCCGATTATGTATTCGAGGAAATCAACAACCTCGAACGATGGCCTGACTGGTCGTACTGGAATACGCTCGATCCTGACATGAAAGTAGTTTATGGAGAACAAAAATCCGGAGCCGGTGCGTCCTATGAATGGACAAGTGAGGTTTTAGATGAAGGAAAACTTGTTATTACCGAAAGCAAACCAAATGAATCCGTTGCCTGCGATTTGTTTTTCATGCAAGCCGAGGAGGCTTCAAAAGCGAGCTATCACCTTGAGCCTGCTGAAGGTGGAACAAAACTTACCATGAACTTTGAAACGGATTTTGGTATGAACCCAATCATGCGTTGGATGGGTGTAGTGATGTTCCCATCAGAGATGAATACCGCATTTGATTACAATCTTTCAAAGCTCAAAGAAATTGCAGAGGCCAAACCAAAGTTTACGGTAACCATTTCAGAAGAAACAACAAACCCGATAAGCTACATTGGCATCAGCACCACCATGAGCTTTGAAGATGGCGATGCCATCAGCGCACAGATGGGTAAATCGTATGGTGAGCTTATGGGCGTTCTTCAAAAAGCAAAAGTTGAAATAGCCGGAGCACCATTCTGTTTATACCCACGGTGGGATGAAGAGAAAAAAGAAATGGATATGGTTTGTGCCTTACCCGTTCCGGCAGATGCAAAACTACCCGCCAAGTATCCGGTCATGCAGACAACCGGTGGTCATGCTGTTAAAGCCATTCACCTGGGTGATTACCATAAACTGGAAGACACACACAACCAGATCAACCAATACATTCTATACAAAAAGCTGGAGATTGTTGGTGCGCCATGGGAAGTATACATCACCGATCCGGAAATGGAGAAAGATACGACCAAGTGGGTAACGGAGGTGTTTTATCCTGTTAAGGGATAA
- the pheT gene encoding phenylalanine--tRNA ligase subunit beta, with the protein MTISYNWLKDYIDITESPEDIGKVLTSTGLEVEYVEHFSSVKGGLAGLVIGEVLTCAKHPNADKLSVTTVDVGGENPLPIVCGASNVAAGQKVVVAVPGSTLYPTKGESFTIKSTKIRGEQSEGMICAEDEIGLGESHAGIIVLNTKLPNGTPAAEYFNIASDYVIEIGLTPNRADAASHIGVARDIKAARNREVKWPNVDAFKTDNHKLPIAIEVENAEACPRYSGVTIANIAVKESPEWLKNRLLAIGVTPINNIVDITNYVLHETGQPLHAFDADQITGKKVIVKTLPQNTPFVTLDNKERKLQANDLMICNAEEGMCIAGVFGGIKSGITENTKNVFLESAYFSPDYVRRTSLHHGLKTDASFRFERGTDPNLTVYALKRAALLIKELAGGEISSDIVDVYPSKIENRKILVKDKNVNRLIGKVIPRKEVTAILNQLDIEITDSQADHFTVSVPPYRVDVVQEADVIEEVLRIYGFDNVELSQFAQSDFIAEFPEKDINKFKNTLGQLLVSNGFYEIWTNSLTNEAYQQKHKLTFTGEPVEMLNKLSEEQGILRQTMLFTGLEVCAHNINRKQKDLKLYEFGKIYYRLDGKFKEDERLALYISGNLETENWQRKTNPVSFYDMGQFIHQLLIKAGWQDVKLHAISDPLFDYAVQLERGNQVIGKYGKVKTTLQRDFGLKQEVFYAELDTDLLFRQANPKLVVKEVPKFPEVRRDLSLVLDRNVSFEDVQKLVRSTEKKLIKEIITFDVYEGEKIPEGKKAYALGFTLQDESKTLTDEEIESTMQRLMEAFEQKLGAVIRK; encoded by the coding sequence ATGACCATTTCCTACAATTGGCTTAAAGATTACATCGACATTACGGAATCACCGGAAGACATTGGCAAAGTCCTGACTTCTACGGGGCTTGAGGTTGAGTATGTTGAACACTTTTCATCTGTTAAAGGTGGATTGGCCGGTTTGGTTATTGGTGAAGTGCTGACCTGTGCCAAACATCCCAATGCCGATAAACTCTCGGTTACTACCGTTGACGTGGGTGGCGAAAACCCCTTACCCATTGTGTGTGGCGCTTCCAATGTAGCAGCAGGACAAAAAGTTGTGGTGGCTGTTCCTGGAAGCACACTCTACCCAACCAAGGGAGAATCTTTTACCATCAAGTCGACTAAAATACGGGGCGAGCAATCTGAAGGCATGATTTGTGCCGAAGATGAAATTGGGTTGGGTGAAAGTCATGCCGGGATTATTGTATTGAATACCAAACTACCCAACGGAACTCCCGCTGCTGAATATTTTAACATCGCCTCTGATTATGTTATCGAAATCGGGCTTACACCGAACCGGGCTGATGCTGCTTCGCACATTGGCGTAGCCCGCGATATAAAAGCCGCACGCAACCGTGAAGTGAAATGGCCAAACGTTGATGCTTTCAAAACCGATAACCATAAACTACCGATTGCAATTGAGGTTGAAAATGCAGAAGCGTGTCCGAGGTATTCAGGCGTAACAATAGCAAACATTGCGGTTAAAGAATCTCCCGAGTGGTTAAAAAACAGGCTGCTCGCCATTGGCGTAACTCCCATCAACAACATCGTTGACATTACCAATTACGTATTGCATGAAACCGGGCAGCCGCTACATGCATTTGATGCGGATCAGATAACCGGCAAAAAAGTAATTGTTAAGACACTGCCCCAAAACACACCCTTCGTTACGCTTGATAACAAAGAACGCAAACTTCAGGCTAATGACCTGATGATTTGCAATGCCGAAGAAGGTATGTGCATTGCCGGTGTATTTGGTGGCATAAAATCAGGCATTACTGAAAACACAAAAAATGTATTCCTTGAGAGCGCGTACTTCTCTCCGGATTATGTTCGCAGAACTTCGTTGCATCATGGATTAAAAACGGATGCCTCCTTCCGGTTTGAACGCGGCACCGATCCGAATCTGACCGTATATGCTTTGAAGCGCGCAGCCTTGTTGATTAAAGAACTGGCAGGTGGAGAAATTTCTTCTGATATCGTTGATGTTTATCCTTCAAAAATCGAGAACAGGAAAATTCTGGTGAAGGATAAAAATGTGAACCGATTAATCGGAAAAGTTATTCCCCGCAAGGAAGTAACCGCCATACTTAACCAACTGGATATAGAAATCACGGATTCGCAAGCTGATCACTTTACCGTATCGGTTCCACCCTACCGGGTTGATGTGGTTCAGGAAGCCGATGTAATTGAAGAGGTGTTACGGATTTACGGATTTGATAATGTAGAGCTTAGCCAATTCGCCCAATCCGATTTTATTGCTGAATTCCCGGAAAAAGACATCAACAAGTTTAAAAATACCCTTGGTCAATTGTTGGTGAGCAATGGTTTCTACGAAATCTGGACTAATTCGCTGACCAATGAAGCCTATCAGCAAAAGCATAAGCTTACGTTTACGGGCGAGCCCGTTGAAATGCTGAACAAATTAAGTGAAGAGCAGGGTATTTTGCGACAAACGATGTTGTTCACCGGCCTTGAGGTGTGCGCGCATAACATCAACCGCAAACAAAAAGACCTGAAACTGTACGAGTTCGGTAAAATCTATTACCGGCTTGATGGAAAATTCAAGGAAGACGAGCGACTTGCGCTCTATATAAGCGGAAACCTCGAGACAGAAAACTGGCAGCGCAAAACAAACCCTGTTTCCTTCTACGACATGGGGCAGTTCATCCATCAGCTACTGATAAAGGCGGGTTGGCAGGATGTAAAACTACATGCCATAAGTGATCCACTGTTTGATTATGCCGTTCAACTTGAGCGTGGAAACCAGGTAATAGGCAAGTACGGCAAAGTAAAAACAACCCTTCAGCGTGATTTCGGCCTGAAGCAGGAAGTATTTTATGCGGAATTGGATACTGACTTGCTTTTCAGGCAGGCAAACCCTAAGTTAGTAGTTAAGGAAGTGCCGAAGTTTCCGGAAGTACGTAGGGATCTGTCACTTGTACTGGATCGAAACGTAAGCTTTGAAGACGTGCAGAAGCTTGTGCGTTCCACTGAAAAGAAACTCATCAAGGAAATCATTACCTTTGATGTGTACGAGGGAGAGAAAATCCCGGAAGGAAAAAAGGCTTATGCCTTAGGTTTTACCTTACAGGATGAATCAAAAACACTGACGGACGAGGAGATTGAATCAACCATGCAGCGCTTAATGGAAGCTTTCGAGCAAAAGTTGGGTGCCGTTATAAGAAAATAA
- a CDS encoding cell division protein ZapA → MEELSIRIKIADREYPMKVKAHEEERVRAASRLINEKLKSYREQFGIDDKQDLLSMVAFDSLVEKMRSEENHQEIDQTVFEKVNQLNYLVSQSIL, encoded by the coding sequence ATGGAGGAATTATCAATACGAATTAAAATAGCGGATCGCGAATACCCGATGAAGGTAAAAGCCCACGAAGAAGAACGCGTGCGCGCAGCGAGTCGGCTGATCAATGAAAAACTAAAATCTTACAGGGAACAATTCGGAATTGACGATAAACAAGATTTACTGTCTATGGTGGCCTTTGATAGTCTGGTTGAAAAGATGAGATCAGAGGAAAATCACCAGGAAATTGATCAAACAGTTTTTGAAAAAGTAAATCAACTGAATTACCTCGTTTCACAGTCTATTCTTTAA
- a CDS encoding DUF1684 domain-containing protein — protein sequence MKKNNLIIMGVVLVGVMAIVYSFVGQDDGSYEQKVLKQREEKDHFMRTASDSPFAGKVEEYSSLSYFPPDKKYRVTARIIPVENKKMIELGTSDGKAKRYMEYAHAEFSIDGVDQRLLILEVMDMGPYRGALFLAFGDETSARETYGAGRYLDVKKPKGINTITLDFNEAYNPYCAYNETYSCPLPPPENLLTIPIYAGEKNYK from the coding sequence ATGAAAAAAAATAACTTGATTATTATGGGTGTTGTACTGGTTGGTGTGATGGCAATAGTCTATTCATTTGTTGGGCAAGATGACGGATCGTACGAACAAAAAGTACTGAAGCAACGCGAAGAGAAAGATCACTTCATGCGCACGGCATCCGATTCTCCGTTTGCCGGAAAAGTGGAAGAATATTCCAGTCTCTCCTATTTTCCTCCGGATAAAAAATACCGGGTAACTGCACGAATCATTCCTGTTGAAAACAAAAAGATGATTGAATTGGGCACCAGCGATGGAAAAGCCAAACGCTATATGGAATATGCGCACGCTGAATTTTCAATTGATGGTGTTGATCAGCGGTTGCTTATCCTTGAAGTAATGGATATGGGCCCCTACCGTGGCGCATTATTTCTTGCCTTTGGCGATGAAACCAGTGCGCGCGAAACATATGGAGCCGGTCGTTACCTGGATGTAAAGAAACCAAAAGGCATTAACACGATTACGCTTGATTTCAATGAAGCCTACAATCCGTATTGTGCCTATAATGAAACCTATTCCTGCCCCCTGCCACCACCGGAAAATTTACTAACCATTCCCATTTACGCTGGCGAAAAAAACTACAAATAA
- the radC gene encoding DNA repair protein RadC encodes MKKEKGSFLNIKSWAAEDRPREKLLLKGTAALSDAELIAILLGTGTASMSAVDVAKSMLQQAGNNLDDLARFTVKDLMKIKGIGEAKAIAIVSALELGRRRKDSGVTDRPKIAVSKDAYDLLRGDLMDIPHEEFWVLLLNRANRVIKKHKISLGGVHGTVADPKIIFKTSLEELASGIIVAHNHPSGNLTPSQQDIDLTRKLKEAGKLLEIQLLDHLIVAGKQYYSFADEGLL; translated from the coding sequence GTGAAAAAAGAAAAAGGCTCCTTTCTGAACATTAAAAGCTGGGCTGCGGAAGACCGTCCCCGCGAAAAGCTGTTACTCAAGGGCACCGCGGCTCTTTCCGATGCCGAGCTTATCGCCATCTTGTTAGGAACCGGAACAGCTTCGATGAGCGCAGTGGATGTAGCCAAAAGCATGCTGCAGCAAGCGGGCAACAACCTTGATGACCTTGCCCGCTTTACGGTAAAAGACCTCATGAAAATCAAGGGCATTGGTGAAGCCAAAGCCATTGCGATTGTAAGTGCCCTGGAACTTGGGCGGAGAAGAAAAGATTCTGGGGTAACCGATCGACCAAAAATTGCGGTATCAAAAGATGCCTACGATTTGTTGAGAGGCGACCTGATGGATATTCCACATGAAGAATTCTGGGTATTGTTGCTCAATCGGGCCAACCGGGTAATCAAAAAACACAAAATCAGTCTGGGGGGTGTGCATGGCACAGTGGCCGATCCGAAAATCATTTTTAAGACATCGCTCGAAGAACTGGCCAGCGGCATTATTGTGGCGCATAACCATCCATCCGGAAACCTCACGCCCAGCCAGCAGGACATTGACCTGACCCGTAAATTGAAAGAAGCCGGCAAGCTGCTGGAAATTCAATTGCTTGATCATTTAATTGTGGCAGGAAAGCAATACTATAGTTTTGCAGATGAAGGATTGCTGTAA
- a CDS encoding zinc dependent phospholipase C family protein — protein MFTLPPEMIGFYKANISYVTEAAVNADRRRFAVVDEAPRHYIDVDHFGDSAIFTMPRYWKEAVEKYSEDTLKAYGVLPWHINVMYYRLRDAFMVKDPSRILSLSADLGHYLADAHVPLHTTENYNGQLTGQEGIHAFWESRLPELFSGEYDFFVGKASYLDNPQLAAWKIIEETHKLLPLVLEKERELTESFGERKYSFETKGRQTVKVYSQEFSKAYHEALAGMVEQQMKASIKAIGDFWFTAWVDAGQPDLKSLVNYKPTEEELAQRRKELEEWKEQRVRVREHEEEI, from the coding sequence GTGTTTACCCTGCCGCCCGAAATGATCGGCTTTTACAAGGCTAATATTTCCTATGTAACTGAGGCAGCCGTGAATGCCGACCGCAGGCGTTTTGCCGTAGTCGATGAGGCGCCCAGGCATTATATTGATGTTGACCACTTTGGCGATAGCGCCATTTTCACCATGCCGCGCTACTGGAAAGAGGCGGTAGAAAAATATAGCGAAGATACCCTGAAGGCCTATGGCGTTTTGCCGTGGCATATCAACGTGATGTATTATCGGTTGCGCGATGCGTTTATGGTGAAAGATCCGTCAAGGATTCTAAGCCTTTCGGCAGATTTGGGTCACTACCTGGCGGATGCGCATGTTCCCCTGCACACCACCGAAAATTATAACGGTCAGCTTACCGGACAGGAAGGTATTCATGCGTTTTGGGAATCGCGGTTACCCGAATTGTTTTCCGGTGAGTATGATTTTTTTGTAGGGAAGGCAAGTTACCTCGATAATCCGCAACTGGCCGCCTGGAAAATCATTGAAGAAACACACAAATTACTTCCGCTTGTGTTGGAGAAGGAACGCGAACTGACAGAAAGTTTTGGCGAGCGTAAATATTCGTTTGAAACAAAAGGCAGGCAGACCGTGAAAGTCTACTCACAGGAATTTTCAAAAGCGTATCACGAAGCGTTGGCCGGCATGGTGGAGCAGCAGATGAAGGCCTCCATCAAAGCCATTGGCGACTTCTGGTTCACCGCCTGGGTAGATGCGGGCCAACCTGATTTAAAATCGCTGGTTAACTACAAACCTACCGAAGAAGAGTTGGCGCAGCGCAGAAAAGAGCTGGAGGAATGGAAAGAACAACGGGTGCGGGTGCGTGAGCATGAAGAGGAAATTTAG
- a CDS encoding DUF2851 family protein translates to MTESFLHYLWQFQYFDKKELKTTSGELVQVLHPGMRNTHAGPDFSDAKIKIGSLEWRGSVEIHISASGWLDHHHSNDGAYEKVVLHVVWENDKAIVRSDGSPMPTLELKNRVDISLWNKFKKLLASSDSIPCASSWNRVSEVVKLSMLDKVLAQRLEAKAGVVLSMLDKNQNDWEETAYQLLCKNFGFKVNADSFLRLAETTPFKVLRKHINNTTQVEALLFGQAGFLEKVVKDEYSTLLKREYALLGIKYNLENRQLHQSQWRFLRLRPANFPTIRLSQLAALLIQNRSIFSSIIDTVSYEELYKRLSVKQSAYWQAHYQFGKPVERVPYLGKSSIQNLIINTAIPVLVAYGIRQDDQQYMERALDWLQHLPAEKNTITRQWSGLGLKIKTAFDSQGLIELYNNYCLKRRCLDCTIGTSLVKPS, encoded by the coding sequence ATGACCGAATCCTTCCTCCACTACCTCTGGCAATTCCAATACTTCGACAAGAAGGAATTGAAAACCACTTCGGGGGAGTTGGTGCAGGTGCTTCATCCGGGTATGCGCAATACACATGCGGGTCCTGATTTCAGTGATGCAAAAATCAAGATTGGTTCGTTGGAGTGGCGCGGCAGTGTGGAGATTCACATTTCGGCATCAGGCTGGCTGGATCACCACCATAGCAATGATGGCGCCTACGAAAAGGTTGTGCTGCATGTAGTGTGGGAAAATGATAAGGCCATAGTCCGCAGTGATGGATCACCCATGCCAACATTGGAGTTGAAGAATCGGGTTGACATTTCACTTTGGAATAAATTCAAAAAACTTCTGGCCAGCTCTGACTCCATTCCATGTGCATCCTCATGGAACCGGGTAAGTGAGGTAGTGAAGTTGTCCATGTTGGACAAAGTTCTGGCCCAACGGTTGGAAGCAAAAGCAGGGGTTGTACTTTCCATGTTGGATAAAAATCAAAACGACTGGGAAGAAACGGCTTATCAGCTTCTGTGCAAGAATTTTGGTTTTAAAGTAAATGCAGATTCATTCTTACGACTGGCAGAAACCACTCCTTTTAAAGTTCTGAGAAAGCATATCAACAATACTACACAGGTAGAGGCTTTGCTTTTTGGTCAGGCTGGTTTTCTGGAGAAGGTTGTAAAGGATGAGTATTCCACTTTGTTGAAACGGGAGTATGCGCTTCTGGGAATAAAATACAATCTTGAAAATAGACAACTCCATCAATCGCAATGGCGGTTTTTGCGGTTGCGACCAGCCAATTTTCCTACTATTCGTTTGTCGCAGTTAGCCGCTTTGTTGATTCAGAACCGAAGTATTTTTTCTTCCATTATAGACACAGTCTCCTATGAAGAGTTGTATAAACGCCTTTCAGTAAAGCAATCGGCTTATTGGCAAGCGCATTATCAATTTGGTAAACCAGTTGAACGCGTACCTTATCTTGGAAAGAGTAGTATTCAGAATCTGATCATCAACACCGCTATTCCTGTATTGGTGGCGTACGGAATTCGTCAGGATGATCAACAATATATGGAACGCGCATTGGACTGGCTTCAACACCTGCCGGCTGAGAAGAATACCATCACCCGACAGTGGTCTGGGCTCGGCCTAAAGATCAAAACCGCTTTCGATTCACAAGGCCTCATCGAACTTTATAATAATTATTGTTTGAAGAGGCGGTGTCTGGATTGTACTATTGGAACATCATTGGTCAAGCCTTCATGA
- the rpsT gene encoding 30S ribosomal protein S20 — MANHKSAEKRIRANEVKRVRNRYQHKTTRTFIKKLRTTTVKSEAEALLKEVTAMIDKLAKKNIIHWKKAANQKSTLAKYVNKLA, encoded by the coding sequence ATGGCGAATCATAAATCAGCAGAGAAAAGAATCCGGGCAAACGAGGTAAAGCGTGTAAGAAACCGCTACCAACACAAAACAACCCGTACATTTATCAAGAAACTTCGTACCACTACGGTAAAATCAGAGGCTGAAGCTTTATTGAAAGAAGTTACTGCCATGATCGACAAATTGGCTAAAAAGAACATCATTCATTGGAAAAAAGCAGCCAACCAGAAGTCGACCTTGGCCAAATACGTGAACAAACTGGCTTAA
- a CDS encoding DUF4199 domain-containing protein, translating into MNVFTNPNQLHVNYGLKVAGGLIAYFLIMKFAGLLNVVELRLLNLFILVAGIYMALKKFQHSHGEHINYFRALITGVATGAIASLVFAAFLFLYVQFLDQGFMQYIIDNEPMGRFLNPYIVSFIVALEGVFSGLLVTFVLINYINTDEPNEG; encoded by the coding sequence ATGAATGTGTTCACCAATCCAAATCAGCTCCATGTTAATTACGGATTAAAGGTTGCCGGAGGGCTGATTGCGTACTTTCTGATTATGAAATTTGCCGGTCTGCTGAACGTAGTAGAACTGCGCCTGCTCAACCTGTTTATTCTGGTGGCAGGTATATACATGGCCTTGAAGAAATTCCAGCATTCGCATGGCGAACATATCAACTACTTTCGGGCCTTGATTACCGGTGTGGCAACGGGGGCCATTGCCTCCTTGGTGTTTGCGGCTTTTTTGTTTTTGTATGTGCAATTTCTTGATCAGGGTTTCATGCAATACATTATAGACAATGAGCCTATGGGTCGGTTCCTGAATCCGTATATCGTGTCCTTTATTGTGGCGCTTGAAGGGGTATTCAGCGGGCTACTCGTCACGTTTGTGTTGATTAATTACATCAATACCGATGAGCCCAACGAAGGTTGA
- a CDS encoding DUF1028 domain-containing protein: MAQKPTDPFAHTFSIVARDANTGEMAVAVQSNWFSVGTVVSWGEAGVGVIATQSFVNKSFGIRGLNLLKEGKSPQETLDLLLSDDSGKEFRQVAILDTQGRVATHTGKSCIDAAGHSNGENFSVQANMMLNDKVVPTMEKAWKENASLRLPERMVAVLQAAQQAGGDIRGKQSAALLVVAPKASEEPWNDRLVDLRVDDSKDPIAEIARLLKVFRAYEHMNQGDLYVEKNQMQEAMDEYGKAMKMFPENLEMQYWTAITLANNKDIPKASAMLQKIYKKDPNWRELTRRLPKAGLLQVSDEDMKVLVK; the protein is encoded by the coding sequence ATGGCACAAAAACCAACCGACCCGTTTGCACACACCTTTTCCATTGTGGCACGCGATGCCAACACGGGTGAAATGGCGGTAGCCGTTCAGAGCAATTGGTTCAGTGTAGGCACTGTTGTATCGTGGGGTGAAGCAGGTGTTGGTGTTATTGCCACGCAATCTTTTGTAAACAAATCGTTTGGTATACGCGGACTCAATTTGTTGAAAGAGGGGAAGTCACCACAAGAAACACTGGATTTGTTGCTGAGTGATGACTCCGGAAAAGAATTCAGGCAAGTAGCCATACTCGATACGCAAGGCAGGGTGGCCACACATACCGGTAAAAGTTGTATTGATGCTGCCGGTCACAGCAATGGCGAGAATTTTTCTGTTCAGGCCAACATGATGTTGAATGACAAGGTGGTTCCCACTATGGAAAAGGCCTGGAAAGAAAATGCATCCTTGCGATTGCCTGAACGCATGGTGGCCGTTTTGCAAGCCGCACAACAAGCCGGTGGCGACATCCGCGGCAAACAATCGGCTGCGTTACTGGTGGTAGCACCAAAGGCAAGTGAAGAGCCCTGGAATGACAGACTGGTTGATCTTCGTGTGGATGATTCAAAAGATCCCATTGCTGAGATTGCACGGCTATTAAAAGTATTCCGGGCGTATGAGCACATGAACCAAGGCGATTTGTATGTGGAGAAAAATCAAATGCAGGAAGCCATGGATGAATATGGCAAGGCCATGAAGATGTTTCCAGAAAACCTTGAAATGCAATACTGGACGGCCATCACCTTAGCCAACAACAAAGACATTCCGAAAGCATCGGCCATGCTGCAAAAGATTTACAAGAAAGACCCCAACTGGCGCGAACTTACCCGCAGGCTGCCCAAGGCAGGATTGCTTCAGGTTTCAGATGAGGACATGAAGGTTTTGGTGAAATGA